One genomic segment of Desulfuromonas acetoxidans DSM 684 includes these proteins:
- a CDS encoding PASTA domain-containing protein — protein sequence MMRAVVVLHLIVVSALLGAFMISSGFCYSHDFRAIQHHEEPPSRGLLEFEILKRQEQEQADQRIKATRKAIADGAETVNAASGPVTNSAGGVKDALLKELSRANRGRQIKIIKQVFKTDKKGAVEILQKGGKNFTAVADKLDALDKAGTLASVAGALSGGDVVGVAEAVGNATASGALAGASAAAGAAAGAEAGTFVGALIGGPVGAPVGAAVGATTGAVVGAIGSSVAYNEYIAPNVEKVGDHISKQYQAWQEEGETKRRRIRTDFNLVYGHGHLSSTGYIDTDELHEQAQQIRDQRNSERMERHKQQVLDEINSVNGMLIVPDVAGKSKKDAEGLIRGAGFTAKVVEEQAAPRQELVGKVYSQMPSAKSAYPVGSFVTVIALVYSEITIDMPGVIGLKAQKARDVLEAAGLTVAAQVGKEAPDPDSEYKVFAQKPEPEKPVAVGQSVSLSLYGRYQGETVPAVVGLGKLEATLQMEAAGLRVTTVPGNAALSTDKVRTVQKQSLVAGKPVSSQGGDVVLTLFASCEKSDRCKTNQHAFYAAYQVKNYDRCREILTQSQDCAFHDSELAAINQLERHKEQSQFCQEQLVAMDSALRVYNWDRFKGILAQSKSCSFYADYLGMATEVEKRAEQRKQQHDRFHEGMAQIFGSAVHSALSQSVSSHKSKNPSKGSKNRSGSYRTYQADSPNYLESLSRD from the coding sequence ATGATGAGAGCTGTTGTTGTGCTGCACCTGATTGTTGTGTCTGCTCTTCTCGGTGCGTTCATGATCTCCAGTGGTTTTTGCTACAGCCATGATTTCAGAGCGATTCAGCACCATGAAGAACCGCCGTCTCGAGGTTTGTTGGAGTTTGAAATCCTGAAACGGCAGGAGCAGGAGCAAGCAGATCAACGAATCAAGGCGACCAGGAAAGCGATAGCGGATGGCGCGGAAACGGTCAACGCGGCCAGTGGCCCGGTGACCAATTCTGCGGGTGGGGTCAAGGATGCGCTGTTAAAAGAGCTGAGCAGAGCCAATCGCGGTCGGCAGATCAAGATCATCAAGCAGGTTTTCAAAACCGATAAGAAGGGTGCTGTTGAGATTTTGCAAAAGGGGGGCAAAAACTTCACCGCAGTCGCCGACAAACTGGACGCTCTGGATAAAGCCGGCACTCTGGCCTCCGTTGCCGGTGCGTTGTCCGGAGGAGATGTTGTCGGGGTTGCTGAGGCGGTTGGCAATGCCACTGCTTCCGGTGCTCTTGCCGGTGCCAGCGCTGCGGCTGGGGCCGCTGCCGGGGCAGAGGCCGGAACCTTTGTCGGTGCGCTTATTGGCGGGCCGGTCGGGGCACCGGTGGGCGCTGCTGTTGGCGCTACCACGGGTGCCGTCGTAGGCGCGATCGGTTCGTCTGTGGCGTACAACGAGTATATTGCGCCGAATGTGGAGAAAGTGGGCGATCATATTTCAAAACAGTATCAAGCCTGGCAGGAAGAGGGTGAAACGAAGCGTCGGCGCATCCGGACAGATTTTAATCTCGTTTATGGCCATGGTCATCTGTCTTCAACCGGGTACATCGACACGGATGAGCTCCATGAACAGGCGCAGCAAATTCGCGACCAACGCAATAGCGAGCGCATGGAACGCCATAAACAGCAGGTCCTTGATGAAATCAATTCAGTTAACGGTATGCTGATCGTGCCGGATGTTGCCGGTAAGAGCAAAAAGGATGCTGAAGGGCTCATTCGAGGAGCCGGATTTACCGCCAAGGTTGTTGAGGAACAGGCGGCCCCACGGCAGGAGTTGGTCGGTAAGGTTTACAGCCAGATGCCCAGTGCTAAAAGTGCTTATCCTGTCGGCTCATTTGTCACTGTGATTGCCCTGGTTTACAGTGAGATCACCATTGACATGCCCGGCGTCATCGGCTTGAAAGCCCAGAAAGCACGCGATGTCCTTGAAGCCGCCGGTCTGACGGTTGCGGCTCAGGTCGGAAAAGAGGCACCTGATCCGGACAGTGAATATAAGGTGTTTGCCCAGAAACCTGAGCCGGAGAAGCCTGTGGCTGTTGGACAGAGCGTGTCTTTATCGCTCTATGGACGTTATCAGGGCGAAACCGTTCCTGCTGTTGTGGGATTGGGCAAACTTGAAGCGACGTTACAGATGGAGGCTGCCGGGCTGCGGGTTACAACAGTGCCCGGTAATGCGGCGTTGTCGACGGACAAAGTAAGGACTGTCCAGAAACAAAGTCTGGTGGCTGGAAAGCCCGTTTCATCTCAAGGGGGAGATGTCGTCCTGACTTTGTTTGCTAGCTGTGAAAAAAGTGATCGATGCAAAACAAATCAACACGCCTTTTACGCAGCATATCAGGTCAAAAATTATGATCGTTGTCGCGAAATTCTCACTCAGTCTCAGGATTGTGCGTTTCATGACAGTGAATTGGCCGCGATAAACCAGCTTGAACGTCACAAGGAACAATCGCAGTTTTGTCAGGAACAATTGGTGGCCATGGACAGTGCTCTGCGTGTTTACAATTGGGACCGATTTAAAGGCATTCTGGCGCAGTCAAAAAGCTGCTCATTTTATGCCGATTATCTGGGCATGGCCACAGAAGTGGAAAAACGCGCAGAACAACGTAAGCAACAGCATGACCGCTTTCATGAGGGCATGGCGCAGATCTTTGGGTCAGCGGTTCATAGTGCTTTGAGCCAAAGCGTGTCTTCGCACAAGTCTAAAAATCCTTCAAAGGGTTCAAAAAATCGTTCTGGCTCGTATCGGACATACCAAGCTGACTCTCCTAATTATTTGGAGAGCTTGAGCCGGGATTGA